Proteins co-encoded in one Daphnia magna isolate NIES unplaced genomic scaffold, ASM2063170v1.1 Dm_contigs103, whole genome shotgun sequence genomic window:
- the LOC123466577 gene encoding LOW QUALITY PROTEIN: uncharacterized protein LOC123466577 (The sequence of the model RefSeq protein was modified relative to this genomic sequence to represent the inferred CDS: deleted 1 base in 1 codon), translating to MSHRLLEGFIKADSNNIPVVDIHMFSDYIKKDANFISPEIRCVKATRNGRESYGDSAIGYVQIKRTEKYCTIIAACCPEQSVRSKSYRVQVEVELENSEIKSAICHDCVASAGGCKHSLAVLGWLHRESENKSVTEVKAYWKKSRKSSPANSFYQEVVNWSNTLTSQSSRSQSTFYYHVNAELNWCDTVDIHVLSLLYRSGNQSTNVNDFFVFLKSHMTKENCRVAELKTQDQSENKDWFRLKYCRITATKVYEASKCRTSDGSLTNTLFGASKLRDSKSMSRGRKLEPLVLKQVEIKTKMKFERCGIFLSSDHPVFGASPDGICSTHVLEIKCPLTAKTKLNYIESNGKIAEKVKSQIQLQMAFTGREMGFLCVADPDFENTENVEIILVPYDKEYVESLLQKSLQFWIDSIWPVLISI from the exons ATGTCTCACCGCCTCTTGGAAGGCTTTATTAAAGCAGATTCAAATAACATTCCTGTCGTCGATATACATATGTTTTCTgattacataaaaaaagatgCTAATTTCATTTCTCCTGAGATCCGTTGTGTCAAAGCAACAAGAAATGGACGTGAGTCCTATGGAGATTCAGCGATTGGCTAtgtacaaataaaaaggacgGAAAAGTACTGCACTATTATTGCAGCATGCTGCCCCGAACAAAGTGTTCGAAGTAAAAGTTATAGAGTCCAAGTTGAAGTAGAATTGGaaaattcagaaataaaaTCTGCCATTTGTCATGACTGTGTGGCCTCTGCAGGTGGCTGCAAACATTCCCTGGCTGTGTTAGGCTGGCTTCATAGAGAAAGTGAAAATAAGAGCGTTACGGAAGTAAAGGCTTACTGGAAGAAAAG TCGAAAATCAAGCCCTGCTAATAGTTTTTACCAAGAAGTTGTAAACTGGTCTAATACTCTTACATCACAATCATCAAGATCTCAATCGACATTCTACTACCATGTTAATGCAGAACTGAACTGGTGTGACACTGTCGACATTCATGTCTTGTCTCTTCTGTATAGAAGTGGCAAT CAATCAACGAACGTGAACGACTTCTTCGTCTTTTTAAAATCCCATATGACAAAGGAAAACTGCCGAGTAGCTGAACTGAAAACACAAGATCAATCAGAGAACAAAGACTGGTTTAGATTGAA GTACTGTCGTATTACTGCAACGAAAGTTTACGAAGCATCCAAGTGCAGAACTAGTGATGGCAGCTTAACTAATACCTTGTTTGGCGCTTCTAAGTTAAGAGACTCAAAGTCAATGAGTCGGGGAAGAAAACTCGAGCCCTTGGTGTTGAAACAAGtcgaaatcaaaacaaaaatgaagtttGAAAGGTGtggtatttttctttcatctgaTCACCCGGTGTTTGGAGCCTCACCTGATGGAATTTGCAGTACCCATGTTTTGGAAATCAAATGTCCCTTGACCGCGAAAACTAAGTTAAATTACATTGAATCGAATGGGAAAATAGCCGAAAAAGTGAAATCCCAAATACAACTGCAAATGGCTTTTACTGGTAGAGAAATGGGCTTTTTGTGTGTAGCTGATCCAGATTTTGAAAATACCGAAAATGTCGAAATCATCCTTGTACCCTACGACAAAGAGTATGTCGAGTCTCTGCTTCAAAAGAGTTTGCAATTTTGGATAGATTCGATATGGCCTGTTCTCATTTCAATTTAA